The following are encoded together in the Bacillus sp. V2I10 genome:
- a CDS encoding family 43 glycosylhydrolase codes for MKGKKWLSLFMTIVIIISLLPIPVIQAEEIVNVEDSLIAHYDMSIANGKLTDVTNSGFDAEYVGFTEGDFLEEENDKVLNFTGNKSKYVKLPLGLIDDETFTIETTFSTSTSASHWLYSIGNKTGVWPNVKNYIFLNPKQGNGSVRFGIKNSDKELLFQNATIHSGEKNTFTTTFKEGEISLYLNGKPVGTLPHTYSVMDILKEGVDPTANSIGFIGKSLFEPDAAFTGKLADFKVYNYTLSADEVKQNATLTDVEIVELAKANLIIPNADDIRGNITLPTSSDKGASITWETDRPDVVSVNNEENENYDDIPAGVVTRQYSDTHVKLTATIHSGQVSDTKQILLTVKAKTEKKNFTNYLMTHFTGEHDIGEQIYFASSEDGLNWKDLNESNPVLTSDIGEKGVRDPYILRSAEGDKFYIIATDLRIANGKGWGAAQTAGSKSLIIWESTDLVNWSEPRMVEVAPPKAGDAWAPEAFYDEKTGEYVVFWASTIRNEQGVFEPHNIYYAKTRDFYTFTEPKVFIDRPGDTHIIDTTIIKENDMYYRYSGDGQITIEKSDQILGTWSKLGTIQDSTGLTGHDVEGPLIFKFNDREEWNLMVDQYATGKGYLPLLTTDLTSGEFTKLTTSDYSLDSNKKRHGSVLPITKEEYEAVMAKWNKVVESPDEEEQKEPILEYNFEETITDNKIQDDSGNNYTGTLNGNATYIKDEEKDSNVLSLDGTTNTFAAFPTGFFDGRDTVSISMDIKAETVSGNFFTFTVGKNNQKYMFLRTRDSEIRNAITVNSWSSEQEVKTSTSSIKSKWMNIKLVMTPTSMKMYKDGILVAENNNVTVAMRDLGVDLSAYLGKSFYSGDQYFKGSFDNVKVYNRALSEAEILEMTIEPTGIGNFQVPGQKGQAEIDKKANTIAVHIKEGQDIDITKLTPTITLLPGSTVIPASGETQDFTNPVTYTVTDKDGNKQEWTVKLEMYPSGTLPGLYADPQIAVFGDTYYIYPTTDGFDGWSGSQFKAFSSKDLINWKDEGVILDLATDDVTWADNRAWAPTITDKDGTYYYYFSADANIGVATSTSPTGPFKDALGKPLVPSGKYPGQAIDPYVFKDDDGQYYFYWGNGNLFGAKLNDDMVSFSQDPVNMTPANFREAPVVFKRDGKYYLMWSEDDTGSENYQVAYATGTSPMGPWTKKGVILSKDLSLGIKGPGHHSVLNIPNTDDYYIVYARHAIPDGNGFNREVVIDKMEFNEDGTIKQVKPTLKGITEPVYVEKGDTESPEGHFTINSGAEYTNKSAVTLSLEATDDSSGVHQVRYSTDLKEWTDWEVYTTSKELTLPSGDGEKTVYVEFKDQVGNVSETYQQKIILDTTSPVIKFTGHQDSYSIDSTINITCNIVDELSGVASKECPSVEGPAYSFEVGVNKVTASATDKAGNKAEEEIQFTVTVDFDSLSRLTEAFVTKQGVADSLTKKLQSAKASAAKENKEALAGQLNAYKNQLKAQSGKSITEQNSDLLGSFADLLKN; via the coding sequence ATGAAGGGTAAAAAGTGGTTATCACTATTTATGACAATAGTAATAATAATTTCACTTCTCCCAATACCAGTGATTCAAGCAGAGGAGATTGTTAATGTGGAAGACAGCTTAATTGCACACTATGATATGTCAATAGCTAATGGTAAGTTAACAGATGTGACGAACAGTGGATTTGATGCAGAATATGTTGGATTTACTGAAGGAGACTTCTTAGAAGAAGAAAACGATAAGGTCTTAAACTTCACTGGTAATAAGTCTAAATATGTAAAATTACCTTTGGGGCTTATTGATGATGAAACATTCACCATTGAAACAACATTTAGCACAAGCACAAGTGCTTCACATTGGCTTTATAGTATTGGTAATAAGACAGGTGTTTGGCCTAATGTGAAAAATTATATCTTTTTAAATCCAAAACAAGGAAATGGTTCTGTTAGATTTGGGATTAAGAACTCCGATAAGGAGCTTCTATTTCAAAATGCAACGATTCATTCAGGAGAAAAAAATACATTCACAACGACTTTTAAAGAAGGAGAAATATCTCTTTATCTTAATGGGAAACCAGTTGGAACTCTCCCACATACTTATTCAGTCATGGACATTTTGAAAGAAGGTGTTGATCCTACAGCAAATTCTATTGGATTTATTGGGAAATCACTATTTGAACCTGATGCTGCCTTTACTGGAAAATTAGCTGATTTTAAAGTATACAACTATACATTATCGGCAGATGAGGTGAAACAAAATGCAACATTAACTGATGTGGAAATTGTTGAATTAGCAAAAGCTAACTTAATAATCCCAAATGCAGATGACATCCGCGGCAATATTACGTTACCTACAAGTTCTGATAAAGGAGCATCAATCACGTGGGAAACAGACAGACCCGATGTAGTAAGTGTAAATAATGAAGAAAATGAAAATTATGATGATATTCCCGCTGGTGTTGTAACAAGACAGTACTCTGATACACATGTAAAATTAACAGCGACTATTCATTCTGGTCAAGTAAGTGATACAAAGCAAATTCTACTTACTGTTAAGGCGAAAACGGAAAAAAAGAATTTCACTAATTATTTAATGACTCATTTTACAGGTGAACACGATATCGGGGAACAGATTTATTTCGCTAGTAGTGAAGATGGATTAAACTGGAAAGATTTAAATGAAAGTAATCCAGTATTAACATCTGATATTGGTGAAAAAGGTGTGCGTGATCCCTATATTTTACGTTCAGCAGAAGGGGATAAATTCTATATCATCGCAACAGACTTACGTATTGCGAATGGAAAAGGCTGGGGTGCAGCGCAAACTGCCGGTAGTAAATCTCTTATTATTTGGGAATCTACTGATTTAGTAAACTGGTCTGAACCTAGGATGGTTGAAGTAGCTCCTCCTAAAGCAGGCGATGCATGGGCACCTGAAGCTTTTTATGATGAAAAAACAGGCGAATATGTTGTATTTTGGGCTTCTACGATTCGTAATGAACAAGGGGTATTTGAACCACATAATATTTATTATGCAAAGACTAGAGATTTCTATACGTTTACCGAACCAAAGGTGTTTATTGACCGTCCAGGTGATACTCATATAATTGATACAACGATCATTAAAGAAAATGATATGTATTACCGTTACTCAGGTGATGGACAAATTACGATCGAAAAAAGTGATCAAATACTTGGCACATGGTCAAAGCTGGGAACAATTCAAGATTCAACAGGATTAACAGGGCATGATGTAGAAGGTCCGTTAATTTTTAAATTTAATGATAGAGAAGAATGGAATTTAATGGTCGATCAGTATGCAACAGGAAAAGGTTATCTTCCGTTACTAACGACTGATCTAACAAGTGGTGAATTTACTAAGTTAACAACTTCAGACTATTCCTTAGACTCTAACAAAAAGAGACATGGTTCTGTTTTACCTATAACTAAAGAAGAGTACGAAGCTGTCATGGCAAAATGGAACAAAGTGGTCGAATCACCTGACGAAGAAGAACAAAAAGAGCCAATCCTTGAGTACAATTTTGAAGAAACAATAACAGACAACAAGATTCAGGATGATTCAGGCAACAACTATACTGGTACATTGAATGGCAATGCAACTTATATAAAGGATGAAGAAAAGGACTCTAACGTATTATCTCTTGATGGTACGACTAATACGTTTGCTGCCTTCCCGACCGGTTTCTTTGATGGAAGAGATACAGTATCCATTTCTATGGATATTAAAGCTGAAACAGTATCAGGAAACTTCTTTACCTTTACAGTAGGTAAGAATAACCAAAAATATATGTTCTTAAGAACACGTGATAGTGAAATAAGAAATGCCATTACGGTAAACAGTTGGTCTAGCGAGCAAGAGGTTAAAACGAGTACATCTTCCATTAAGAGCAAGTGGATGAATATCAAACTTGTCATGACACCTACAAGTATGAAGATGTATAAGGATGGTATTCTTGTAGCTGAGAATAACAATGTAACAGTGGCAATGAGGGACTTAGGAGTAGATTTATCAGCATACTTAGGAAAATCCTTCTATTCAGGAGATCAATACTTTAAAGGATCTTTCGACAATGTAAAGGTTTATAATCGTGCTCTCTCAGAAGCTGAGATCCTTGAAATGACCATTGAACCGACTGGTATTGGTAACTTCCAAGTTCCTGGTCAAAAAGGTCAAGCTGAGATTGATAAGAAAGCAAATACAATTGCTGTTCATATTAAAGAGGGACAAGATATAGATATAACAAAGTTAACACCGACTATTACTCTTTTACCTGGTTCTACAGTGATTCCAGCATCAGGTGAAACACAAGATTTTACAAACCCTGTTACATATACAGTGACAGACAAAGATGGAAACAAGCAGGAATGGACCGTGAAATTGGAGATGTATCCATCAGGTACATTGCCAGGACTTTATGCAGATCCACAAATCGCTGTTTTTGGTGATACGTATTATATTTATCCTACAACAGATGGATTTGATGGCTGGTCAGGCTCACAATTTAAAGCGTTTTCTTCAAAGGATTTAATCAATTGGAAGGATGAAGGTGTCATTTTAGATCTTGCAACAGATGATGTAACTTGGGCAGATAACCGTGCTTGGGCACCTACCATTACAGACAAAGACGGGACGTATTACTACTACTTCTCTGCAGACGCCAACATAGGTGTAGCAACATCCACATCTCCAACAGGACCGTTTAAAGATGCTTTAGGCAAACCATTAGTGCCAAGTGGAAAATATCCAGGTCAAGCGATTGACCCATATGTATTTAAAGATGATGATGGACAGTATTACTTCTATTGGGGGAATGGAAATTTATTTGGTGCGAAGCTAAACGATGATATGGTTTCATTTTCCCAGGATCCAGTTAATATGACACCTGCGAATTTTAGAGAGGCTCCTGTTGTTTTTAAGCGTGACGGTAAGTATTACTTAATGTGGTCAGAGGATGATACTGGTAGTGAGAACTATCAGGTTGCTTATGCAACAGGAACTTCTCCAATGGGTCCTTGGACGAAGAAAGGCGTCATTCTTAGTAAAGATTTAAGCCTTGGAATTAAGGGACCTGGTCATCACTCAGTATTAAATATACCGAACACTGATGACTATTATATTGTTTATGCCCGACATGCAATTCCTGATGGTAATGGCTTCAACCGTGAAGTTGTCATTGATAAGATGGAATTTAATGAAGATGGTACGATAAAACAAGTCAAACCAACGTTAAAAGGGATAACTGAACCAGTTTATGTAGAAAAAGGAGATACAGAAAGTCCAGAAGGTCACTTTACAATTAATTCTGGCGCGGAGTATACAAATAAGTCAGCTGTTACCTTATCTCTTGAAGCAACGGATGACAGTAGTGGAGTTCATCAAGTTCGCTATTCAACTGACTTAAAAGAATGGACAGATTGGGAAGTGTATACAACATCAAAAGAATTGACATTACCATCTGGTGATGGTGAGAAGACAGTATATGTTGAATTTAAAGATCAAGTTGGAAATGTCAGTGAAACATACCAACAAAAGATCATACTGGATACTACTTCTCCTGTAATCAAATTTACGGGTCATCAAGATTCTTATTCAATCGATTCGACTATTAACATTACTTGCAATATAGTCGATGAGTTGTCTGGAGTAGCTTCTAAAGAATGTCCAAGTGTTGAAGGACCAGCATACAGCTTTGAGGTAGGTGTAAATAAGGTCACTGCTTCTGCAACTGATAAAGCTGGTAATAAAGCGGAAGAAGAGATCCAATTTACAGTGACAGTTGACTTTGATAGTTTAAGTCGATTAACAGAAGCTTTTGTAACAAAACAAGGAGTTGCAGATTCACTAACGAAAAAGCTTCAATCGGCAAAAGCATCAGCAGCCAAGGAAAATAAAGAGGCATTGGCTGGTCAACTAAATGCTTATAAAAATCAACTTAAGGCTCAAAGTGGAAAATCCATAACAGAACAAAATAGCGATCTATTAGGATCTTTTGCTGATCTACTAAAAAATTAA